A stretch of DNA from Acidobacteriota bacterium:
GTGGTCGAAGACGTCATGCCCAGCGATTCGGAACTGCTCAACGAACTGATGAACGCCGAATCGAGCGAGCAGGACTTGCAGGAAGGCGACGAAGTATTCTTTTACGACGAATGGGACAGGGAACTGGGCGATCACCGTGCCAAATGGTGCCGCGTCATCCAACGCGAAAACCGCAAGGGCCACCGCGAGTTTGTCGAACAGGTGCGCGCCCGTTATTCCGGCGTGATCTCTTCGATCCGCCACCAATTCCAGATGCTCAAGCCCGAATCGTTGCGCAAGATCAAAGGCGAACTCGACGGCGAAGATTACGATTTGCAGGCGCTGATTGATCATTACATTGACCGCAAAACCACAGGCCGCCCGTCTGATCGCCTCTACATCCGCCGCATTCGCCGCGAACGCGATGTCGCCGTCTCTTTCCTGCTGGACATGTCTTCGTCCACCGCGCGCACGATCTCGCGCCACCCGAATCAGCCTTACACGCGCCCCGGCCAAAAGATCATTGACATCGAAAAGCAGGGCCTCGTCCTGATGAGCGAAGCCCTCGAAGCCGTAGGCGATGCCTATTCGATCTCCGGCTTTACCAGCGAAGGCCGCCGCAACGTCAAATACTTCGTCATCAAACGCTTCGGCGACCGTTACAACGAGACCGTCGAACGCCGCATCGGCGGCATCACCTACCACAACAACACCCGCCTAGGCGCCGCCATCCGCCACGCCGCCGCCGAACTCGAACGCCAGGACGCGCGGACAAAGCTGCTGATCGTGCTGTCGGATGGACGGCCCTATGACCACGATTACGGCGATTCCCGCTACGCCCGCGAAGACACCAAGATGGCCCTGCGCCAAACCAAAATGCTCGGCATCACGCCGTTCTGCATCACGATTGACCGCGAATCGGAAGCCGAGTTGAAGGATTTATACGGCGAAGTGGGCTACACGATTATTGATGATGTGATGAGTTTGCCGGAGCGGTTGCCGGGGATTTACCGGCGGCTGACGACGTAGCCTTCGTGACGCAATGGAAATTAAGAACCAAATTCTTACCGGAGATTGCAAAGTAGTGATGCAGAAGTTTCCTGCCAACTGCCTCTCTGCTTGCATTACTGACCCGCCCTACAACTACGAATTCATCGGCCACAAATGGGACGCGGCGGAAATCGAAAGGCGAGTGAGTCGAGTACAAGACAGCAAAACCCTGGTTAAAAACATTCCCTATGGCAGCGGCCTGGCTGGTGGCGTAAGAAACGCACGCTGGTATAACCGCGTCCGGCAAAACATTCTGGATTACGAAGAATGGTGTTACGAATGGGCGGTGGAACTATTCCGGGTTTGCAAAGAAGGAGCCGTCGTCGCGGCCTTCAACAGCACGCGCACGATGGCCCATTTGCAAGTGGCATTGGAGCGCGCTGGCTTTTATGCGCGGGATTGCATCGTTTACCGCCGCCCCAGCGGCATCCCGAAAGGTTTGAACCTGCAAGCAAAGTTAAAGCAGATGGGCGTCGAAGAACATCAGGAATGGGAAGGCTGGCATAGCTGTCTCAGGAGTGAATGGGAAGCCATCGTGGTCGTGCAAAAGCCCCTCATCAACAATTATGTCGAGACCTTGTTGAAGAATGGCGTCGGGTTATTTCGTGCCCTCAATGAAGACGGGTCGTTTCAATCTAACATCATCGAGAACATCCCGCGCGATGCCGAAGAGCAGGAAAATGTTCATTGCACCGTCAAACCCCTGGCCTTGATGGAAAAGCTGGTTCAAATGTTTGTGCCTGCCTCGCCAGAGCATCTGGTGCTTGATCCGTTTGCTGGCTCCGGGACAACGCTCGTAGCTGCCAAGAAGCATGGTTGCAGCTACGTTGGAATTGAAACTGTACCTGAGTATGTAGCGATAGCGAGAAAGCGGCTTGGTCAGATTGAGCGGCATAAGGTGACAAGAAAGAAAGCGCCCGCTAACGGCTTACCTTATACGCCGCCGCTTTGGCTTGAAGAAACTGTTTGAGGTCAAACCCTGTCAACTGCTGAATGAAATTGTAAGTAGCATTGCCCGTCAGCACCTGCCAACCGCTTAGCAGACAAGCGTTGATGGCATTCCCAAGATTATCCTCCCGCACGATCAACAAGATCGGTTGATAGTTCTGCTCAGTGAGCAATTTTCCATAGCCCTTGAACTTCTTCAGTGTGCCGGAGT
This window harbors:
- a CDS encoding site-specific DNA-methyltransferase, translated to MEIKNQILTGDCKVVMQKFPANCLSACITDPPYNYEFIGHKWDAAEIERRVSRVQDSKTLVKNIPYGSGLAGGVRNARWYNRVRQNILDYEEWCYEWAVELFRVCKEGAVVAAFNSTRTMAHLQVALERAGFYARDCIVYRRPSGIPKGLNLQAKLKQMGVEEHQEWEGWHSCLRSEWEAIVVVQKPLINNYVETLLKNGVGLFRALNEDGSFQSNIIENIPRDAEEQENVHCTVKPLALMEKLVQMFVPASPEHLVLDPFAGSGTTLVAAKKHGCSYVGIETVPEYVAIARKRLGQIERHKVTRKKAPANGLPYTPPLWLEETV